The following are encoded in a window of Blastocatellia bacterium genomic DNA:
- a CDS encoding HAD family hydrolase — translation MSLAFDLITFDCYGTLIDWEKGISRAFQREAKRNGRALDAATIIAAYHAEEPAVESEAFRPYRDVLNRTAQRVASRLGLPIAPERAGFLAESLPTWPPFADTNAALERLVKRFRLGILSNVDDDLLTATRKHFTVRFDLIVTAEQVGSYKPSHGHFIEARWRAGEARWLHAAQSYFHDVLPASALDIPVAWVNRKGEQPDHGGPLPTIEVSNLTELADRLGV, via the coding sequence ATGAGCCTGGCTTTTGACCTGATCACCTTTGATTGTTACGGCACCCTGATCGATTGGGAGAAGGGAATCAGCCGCGCCTTCCAACGTGAAGCGAAAAGGAATGGCAGGGCGCTTGACGCCGCGACGATCATCGCGGCCTATCACGCGGAAGAGCCGGCGGTCGAATCCGAAGCCTTCCGCCCATACCGTGACGTGCTGAACCGGACTGCACAGCGGGTCGCGTCGCGGCTGGGGTTGCCGATTGCGCCTGAGCGCGCCGGGTTTCTCGCTGAGAGCTTGCCGACATGGCCGCCGTTTGCAGACACGAACGCGGCGCTTGAGCGACTGGTGAAACGTTTTCGGCTGGGGATTCTATCGAACGTGGACGACGACTTGCTGACGGCGACGCGGAAACATTTTACTGTGCGCTTTGATTTGATAGTCACCGCTGAACAGGTCGGCTCTTATAAGCCATCGCATGGCCATTTCATCGAGGCCCGGTGGCGCGCTGGCGAAGCGCGTTGGCTACACGCCGCGCAAAGTTATTTTCACGACGTGCTGCCGGCGAGCGCTCTCGACATTCCCGTCGCCTGGGTGAATCGCAAAGGTGAGCAGCCGGACCATGGCGGGCCGCTGCCGACGATTGAGGTTAGCAATCTTACCGAGCTTGCGGATCGCCTCGGCGTATAG
- a CDS encoding peroxiredoxin — MSAAGNQPNRGSRVGDTAPDFTLPDGNDQTWRLEDHRGQVVALIFYPKDETPVCTKQMCSMRDRWTDYQTTGAEVAAISVGSVESHKEFAKHHGLPQTLLADERGEVTKLYEVKSLLGGSQRAVFVIDPQGVIRYRKSVLPIFRPDDDEVIAAIREAAGGN, encoded by the coding sequence TAGGCGATACGGCGCCGGATTTCACACTCCCTGATGGCAATGATCAAACGTGGCGGTTGGAGGATCATCGTGGTCAGGTCGTGGCCTTGATCTTTTACCCGAAAGACGAAACGCCAGTCTGCACCAAGCAGATGTGCAGCATGCGCGACCGCTGGACGGATTATCAAACGACGGGCGCCGAGGTTGCCGCCATCTCGGTCGGCAGCGTCGAATCGCACAAAGAGTTTGCCAAGCATCACGGTCTGCCACAGACCTTGCTTGCCGACGAGCGCGGCGAGGTCACAAAGCTCTACGAGGTGAAATCGCTGCTCGGCGGCTCGCAGCGCGCCGTCTTCGTCATCGATCCGCAGGGCGTCATTCGTTACCGCAAGTCCGTGCTGCCAATCTTCCGCCCCGACGACGATGAAGTGATCGCCGCGATCCGAGAAGCCGCCGGCGGCAATTGA